The Spirosoma foliorum genome has a window encoding:
- a CDS encoding acetylxylan esterase encodes MNRKYNYVLPFISFIVLLGLQLSGFTAFAQGPGPGQRIPLPPIPIKGDTTHTLSKHFTTASAAQKAPDAQGFIQRWLVLEPVKKDIVRNNIFTDNYLRTAFSTDNFSADYTVVPRNGETVNVGNQTLKWYALDSKAFNFNLYHFTYALNQPKFGILVWLVTVIDCPEEIQNVRLAAGCNSGSMWWLNGQEALLL; translated from the coding sequence ATGAACAGAAAATACAATTACGTATTGCCGTTTATATCGTTTATCGTTTTATTAGGATTACAACTAAGTGGCTTTACTGCTTTTGCACAGGGCCCAGGTCCGGGGCAACGAATACCCCTGCCTCCTATCCCTATCAAAGGCGATACAACCCATACTCTTTCCAAACACTTCACGACAGCCTCTGCGGCCCAAAAAGCACCAGATGCACAAGGGTTTATTCAACGCTGGCTGGTACTGGAACCGGTAAAGAAAGATATTGTCCGGAATAATATTTTTACAGACAACTACCTCCGAACAGCCTTTTCAACCGATAATTTTTCTGCCGATTACACGGTCGTCCCACGCAATGGGGAAACGGTAAACGTAGGCAATCAGACACTGAAGTGGTATGCACTAGACAGCAAGGCATTCAATTTTAATTTATACCATTTTACCTACGCTCTTAACCAGCCAAAATTCGGAATCCTTGTCTGGCTGGTCACGGTTATCGATTGCCCGGAAGAAATCCAAAATGTCAGGCTGGCGGCTGGCTGTAATTCCGGTAGCATGTGGTGGTTGAATGGGCAGGAAGCCTTGTTGCTGTAG
- a CDS encoding phytanoyl-CoA dioxygenase family protein, translating to MKTEITPQEVARYQQDGFIVIDDFLSPQELDEWRNALDEALANRKGNKLPDRKEVYGKGDDADKSYYDNVFDQLLNLWQDNPGIRKLMLDERIGKMAAQLAGVEGIRIWHDQALIKKPWANPTSWHLDTPYWSFTDRRALSIWVALDDATLENGCLFFIPGSHQQTTFENPGIGKNMGAIFTTYPQFYKTKSVAVPMKAGSCSFHNGLTIHGAHANMTPGYRRAMTCAYMPDGNTFNGTQNILSDEEVAKLSIGSLLNNDALTPLIYSHL from the coding sequence ATGAAAACAGAAATTACTCCCCAAGAGGTTGCCCGCTACCAACAGGATGGGTTTATTGTCATTGATGATTTTCTGTCTCCACAGGAATTAGACGAATGGCGCAATGCGTTGGATGAAGCCTTAGCGAACCGGAAAGGGAATAAATTGCCGGATCGGAAGGAGGTCTACGGCAAGGGTGATGATGCCGATAAATCCTATTACGACAACGTATTTGATCAGTTGCTTAACCTCTGGCAGGACAATCCGGGCATCAGAAAACTCATGCTCGATGAGCGCATCGGAAAAATGGCAGCCCAACTGGCTGGTGTAGAGGGAATACGGATCTGGCACGATCAGGCGCTTATCAAAAAACCGTGGGCAAATCCAACATCCTGGCATCTGGATACCCCGTACTGGTCGTTCACGGACCGGAGGGCGTTATCAATTTGGGTAGCGCTGGATGACGCCACGTTGGAAAATGGTTGCCTGTTTTTTATTCCAGGGTCGCACCAGCAAACCACCTTCGAAAATCCTGGTATCGGCAAGAATATGGGGGCTATTTTTACAACGTACCCACAATTTTATAAAACCAAATCGGTAGCTGTTCCCATGAAAGCGGGCAGTTGCTCGTTTCACAACGGGCTGACTATCCATGGCGCGCACGCGAATATGACCCCCGGCTACCGACGGGCAATGACCTGCGCGTATATGCCGGATGGCAATACGTTTAATGGTACCCAGAATATCCTGAGTGACGAAGAAGTAGCTAAATTATCAATCGGCAGTTTATTAAATAATGATGCGTTAACCCCGTTAATTTATTCCCACTTATAG
- a CDS encoding IS110 family transposase, which produces MANKLLFHFQSSNDQNGIESFIKHLKQQCPEASFVNCLYCMEHTEIYNNHIISFLQASKAGVWVEHPIHIKESLGMIRGKNDKVDAQRIALYAYKNREEARLWTPKREVIQQLDGWPLPSVDGHPQPLGKSPQNSDRRCGSNLL; this is translated from the coding sequence GTGGCTAATAAGTTGCTGTTTCATTTCCAGTCATCGAATGATCAGAACGGCATTGAAAGCTTTATTAAACACTTAAAGCAGCAATGCCCAGAGGCTAGCTTTGTCAATTGCCTGTATTGCATGGAGCATACTGAAATATATAACAACCACATTATTAGCTTTTTACAAGCAAGCAAAGCGGGTGTCTGGGTAGAACACCCCATCCATATTAAAGAAAGTTTGGGGATGATTCGCGGCAAAAATGACAAGGTCGATGCCCAACGAATCGCTTTGTATGCCTACAAAAATCGCGAGGAAGCTCGTCTATGGACACCTAAGCGAGAGGTCATTCAACAACTGGACGGTTGGCCGCTGCCATCGGTTGACGGCCATCCGCAGCCGCTTGGTAAAAGTCCGCAAAATTCGGACCGCCGATGCGGCTCCAATCTCCTTTGA
- a CDS encoding transposase, translating to MKKSKEEIAQSLQGWWRQKQLFELQASLGFYKFYQKSLLECDRVIVEALPRNVPAESVSKPVEKIPSENKKKSSKNMPAFNVSQLALTYFQTDLFAISGISHNTVLCLLTTLGKDIHKFASAKSFASWMRLVPNNKISGGRILSHRTPAGKSYIATALRQAANSIGNQANHELSPFFKRIAYKKGRVAAITATARKLAMISWNMITKREPYKKTQAKDTAQKNKKAGIRQVQRRLAAHDLSRNELMSLFSTHSISIS from the coding sequence ATGAAAAAGTCTAAAGAGGAAATTGCCCAATCTCTTCAGGGTTGGTGGCGGCAAAAGCAATTGTTTGAATTGCAAGCGTCCCTGGGCTTTTATAAGTTCTACCAGAAATCCCTCCTGGAGTGTGACAGGGTCATCGTAGAGGCTCTACCTCGTAATGTGCCTGCGGAGTCCGTTTCGAAACCAGTTGAAAAAATACCGTCAGAAAACAAGAAGAAGAGTAGCAAGAATATGCCTGCATTCAACGTCTCCCAGCTTGCGCTGACTTATTTTCAAACCGATCTGTTTGCCATATCGGGTATCAGTCACAATACAGTTCTTTGTCTATTAACTACCTTGGGCAAGGATATCCATAAGTTTGCCAGCGCCAAAAGCTTTGCCAGTTGGATGCGGTTAGTGCCCAATAATAAAATCAGCGGTGGGCGTATCCTTAGTCATCGCACACCCGCCGGCAAATCCTATATCGCTACGGCCTTACGGCAGGCGGCTAACTCGATTGGCAATCAGGCCAATCATGAACTGAGTCCCTTCTTCAAACGGATTGCCTATAAGAAAGGGCGAGTCGCAGCTATCACCGCTACCGCCCGAAAACTAGCGATGATTAGTTGGAACATGATTACCAAAAGGGAGCCTTACAAGAAAACTCAGGCTAAAGACACGGCTCAAAAAAACAAAAAAGCTGGCATACGGCAAGTGCAACGGCGTTTAGCGGCTCACGATTTAAGTCGGAACGAGTTAATGAGCTTATTTTCAACACATTCAATATCAATATCTTAG
- a CDS encoding transposase: MTDSDGFIAKKAHHEAKKSCQKTLDALDKDIKQIKLDIESTIQNDPYLKELYAYVESVKGVGPAIATELLIITNEFKDITDPKKLACHAGVVPFVYSSSQYKGKAKTSNKANKPLKALLHNGAMSAIQHTEELKAYYVRKTAEGKNEMLVINNICNKLIHRVFACVQRKEKYKDFYTPTVA; this comes from the coding sequence TTGACCGATTCAGACGGGTTCATCGCTAAGAAAGCGCATCACGAAGCTAAAAAATCCTGTCAGAAGACACTGGATGCTCTTGATAAAGACATTAAGCAAATTAAACTAGACATTGAAAGCACTATTCAGAATGACCCTTATTTAAAAGAACTTTACGCGTATGTAGAGTCAGTCAAAGGTGTTGGCCCAGCTATCGCTACCGAGCTGCTTATTATTACGAATGAGTTTAAAGACATTACAGATCCAAAAAAGCTAGCTTGTCACGCTGGTGTTGTGCCTTTTGTGTACTCCTCTAGCCAATACAAAGGCAAAGCGAAAACCAGCAATAAAGCCAATAAACCCTTAAAAGCACTCTTACATAACGGGGCCATGTCGGCCATCCAGCACACTGAGGAGCTAAAAGCGTATTATGTACGAAAAACCGCTGAAGGCAAGAATGAGATGTTAGTCATCAACAACATCTGCAACAAGCTGATTCATCGTGTTTTTGCCTGTGTACAGCGGAAGGAAAAATATAAAGATTTTTATACCCCAACTGTTGCCTGA
- a CDS encoding transposase, with translation MTQDLNLSFLYELVAPYYGKCGHESIDPVLFFKLMLVEHLENLSSDRALGRHCQLRLDILFFLDHALDQPMPWHSTLSRTRHRLPDRVFDECFQYSLKQCAQTGLVDGQIQAIDSAYMEANASLDTLEAKKIANWTLEVNHEVPQPAPQKVSFVKADQYVNPKRVARNNRTHQSLTDPQARLATKPGKPFRLFYSASMVVDTAQHVITHIQADAADEKDSRYLLTLVDQATAHLRTLGLPLQCRCGLAQVITTLGWKAGILRAL, from the coding sequence TTGACGCAAGATCTTAATCTGTCATTCCTCTATGAACTGGTGGCTCCCTATTACGGCAAGTGCGGCCATGAATCGATTGATCCCGTGCTGTTTTTCAAGCTGATGCTGGTCGAGCATCTGGAAAATCTTTCCTCGGATCGGGCCCTTGGTCGCCATTGCCAGCTGCGGTTGGACATCTTGTTTTTTCTAGATCACGCCCTGGATCAGCCCATGCCTTGGCACAGCACCCTCTCACGAACTCGCCACCGCTTACCCGACAGAGTATTTGATGAATGCTTTCAATATAGTCTTAAACAGTGTGCTCAGACAGGCTTAGTTGATGGGCAAATCCAGGCCATTGATTCGGCTTATATGGAAGCCAATGCCTCCCTGGATACACTGGAGGCCAAAAAGATAGCAAACTGGACTCTGGAAGTTAACCACGAAGTTCCTCAGCCAGCCCCACAGAAAGTATCGTTTGTGAAGGCTGATCAATATGTTAATCCCAAGCGGGTGGCCCGTAATAATCGAACCCATCAAAGCCTAACCGATCCGCAGGCTCGGCTAGCCACCAAACCCGGCAAGCCCTTTCGCTTATTTTATTCGGCTAGTATGGTAGTTGATACCGCTCAACATGTAATTACCCATATTCAGGCTGATGCGGCTGATGAAAAAGACTCACGCTATTTACTGACCTTAGTAGACCAGGCCACGGCTCACTTACGAACCTTAGGTTTACCACTTCAGTGCCGATGCGGTTTGGCTCAGGTAATAACTACGCTGGGTTGGAAAGCCGGAATATTGAGGGCTTTGTAG
- a CDS encoding sugar phosphate isomerase/epimerase yields MDIKILSPQWGHEHLPVDDFIDKIVEAGYDGVDTWLPADRKTKRTFLNSLEKKGLVFVAHQHEATGNTFTEFQASFKTNLNACAEAYPVLINSHTGRDYFTPEQNLILIDIAAEISDITNIPIVHETHRGRMGYSPQSTDYLFSKRPEMEITADFSHWVCVTESMLTHFKPIVNEAISRTRHVHARVGFEQGPQVTDPRDPVWAYALNQFLAWWDAIVEVNTHKQRDVLTFTTEFGPFPYMPQVPFTSKPVASQFDINCFMKKLISNRYITARTT; encoded by the coding sequence ATGGATATTAAAATACTGAGTCCGCAGTGGGGTCATGAACACCTGCCAGTGGATGACTTTATCGATAAAATCGTTGAGGCTGGTTATGATGGCGTTGATACCTGGTTGCCAGCGGATCGGAAAACCAAAAGAACGTTTTTGAATAGCCTCGAAAAAAAAGGGCTTGTCTTTGTCGCTCATCAACATGAAGCAACGGGCAATACGTTTACCGAATTTCAGGCCAGTTTCAAAACAAACTTAAACGCCTGTGCCGAAGCATATCCGGTCCTCATCAATTCCCATACGGGTAGAGATTACTTTACGCCGGAACAAAATCTCATCCTTATCGATATTGCTGCGGAGATTTCGGATATAACGAATATTCCAATTGTACACGAGACCCATCGTGGCCGAATGGGCTATTCACCTCAGTCCACAGACTATTTATTTTCGAAGCGACCCGAGATGGAAATAACGGCTGATTTTTCGCACTGGGTATGTGTCACTGAAAGTATGTTAACTCATTTTAAACCTATTGTTAATGAGGCAATTTCCAGAACACGCCATGTTCATGCCCGCGTAGGTTTCGAGCAAGGGCCGCAGGTAACTGATCCCAGAGACCCGGTATGGGCGTATGCACTCAACCAGTTTTTAGCCTGGTGGGATGCAATCGTGGAAGTAAACACCCATAAACAAAGGGATGTATTGACATTCACGACGGAATTCGGTCCTTTCCCCTATATGCCACAGGTTCCTTTCACCAGTAAGCCAGTTGCCAGTCAATTTGACATCAACTGCTTCATGAAGAAATTGATCAGTAATAGATATATTACTGCAAGGACTACCTAG
- a CDS encoding RNA polymerase sigma factor, which yields MESYKFPTNSPEEKAGFPIDNQSTILSNSGLSPLELDTNTVDQRQWLLLQRSNAEALSCFYQRYGKMLHNYGYRLVPDKELVKDTVQDLFVQVWDSAAKLPTVTSPKAYFIVALRRELIRRITKQRQFSDATPDEDSELSVEEQLIATQTDDSITESLARFINQLPPRQREIIFLKYYSSLSTEEIAEVMQLTSPSVYKLLYKALNNLRQLCSGWEAVWTFCCLTFSTLFTEFIN from the coding sequence ATGGAAAGTTATAAATTTCCAACTAATTCTCCTGAGGAGAAAGCTGGTTTTCCTATTGATAATCAATCGACTATTCTTTCAAATAGTGGGCTATCCCCTTTAGAACTTGACACGAATACCGTTGACCAACGGCAATGGCTATTATTACAGAGGAGTAATGCAGAAGCTTTATCATGTTTCTACCAGCGTTATGGCAAAATGCTGCATAACTACGGCTATCGCCTGGTTCCCGATAAAGAATTGGTCAAAGACACGGTGCAGGATTTATTTGTTCAGGTCTGGGACAGTGCGGCAAAATTGCCAACCGTTACGTCCCCCAAAGCGTATTTCATTGTGGCCCTACGTCGAGAGCTAATCCGGCGCATCACGAAGCAACGCCAATTTTCGGACGCTACACCCGACGAAGACAGTGAGCTTTCCGTTGAAGAACAACTCATTGCTACGCAAACCGATGACTCGATTACAGAGAGTTTAGCCCGTTTTATCAACCAACTGCCACCCCGTCAGCGCGAAATTATCTTCCTGAAGTATTACAGTTCTCTGTCAACCGAAGAAATCGCCGAAGTGATGCAGTTGACTTCGCCCTCGGTATATAAGCTCCTCTACAAAGCGCTGAATAATCTCCGGCAGCTTTGCTCGGGTTGGGAAGCCGTTTGGACATTCTGCTGTCTCACGTTTTCTACTCTATTTACTGAGTTTATCAACTAA
- a CDS encoding IS110 family transposase — protein sequence MYTQDHQQLIDHLRQYEITSVAMESTGSYWQPLFNALQEAGFDVLLVSGSQTKNVQGRKTDVINCLWIQRFHSLGLLSGSFLLSDTLQELRTYYYHRHHLIEQQAAYIHKIQKALRLMNSRLDVAIRDITGKSGLAIIEAILAGTAIRMS from the coding sequence GTGTATACCCAGGATCACCAACAGCTCATTGACCATTTGCGGCAGTATGAGATTACTTCTGTAGCTATGGAAAGCACGGGCAGTTACTGGCAACCACTTTTTAATGCATTACAAGAAGCTGGCTTTGACGTACTCTTAGTGAGCGGTAGCCAGACTAAAAATGTACAGGGCCGTAAAACGGATGTCATTAATTGTCTGTGGATTCAACGATTCCACTCCCTGGGGTTACTGTCCGGTAGTTTTTTGCTGAGTGATACGCTCCAGGAACTTCGTACTTACTATTATCATCGCCATCACCTGATTGAGCAGCAAGCTGCTTATATCCACAAAATACAGAAAGCACTTCGGCTGATGAATAGTCGTCTGGACGTTGCCATTCGCGACATCACGGGCAAATCCGGCCTGGCCATTATCGAAGCGATTCTGGCTGGAACCGCGATCCGCATGAGTTAG
- a CDS encoding family 43 glycosylhydrolase: MKRMNVSILTTLFALLITQTVLAQVGRPFIHDPSTVTECDGKYYTFGTGGGGLISNDGWTWYGGGVRPGGGAAPDVIKLGDRYLVIYGATGGSPNHKGAILTMWNKTLDPKLPNFKYSEPIVVATSDGYEENDAIDPGVMLDPTTGRLWLTYGTYFGFTRLIELDPKTGGLKPGNKPVDVAIVCEASTLVYRDGWYYLLATHGSCCDGANSTYNVVVGRSKKITGPYLDNVGRSMLQGGGKLVVATRGGLIGPGHFGHIMLEKGVEKMSIHYEADLEQGGRSVLGILPVVWKDGWPVAGEKFKEGTYEIESVRRGYSLELAVDFTRMAVGPRGFGQPNNDPIKPVPAQQLADVMKNWPTGTINLRIGDYMSRPHQQWTITDAPDTTGYLGGPYYKIVLAGTDRALAATASAEVITVPAFTGSPEQLWRIDQLTDGTYRIMPKLVPNSGRKLALVSSGDSTPSLAEFDFNSDNSKWTFRAP, encoded by the coding sequence ATGAAAAGAATGAATGTATCTATCCTGACAACCTTATTCGCCTTATTAATAACTCAGACGGTACTCGCTCAGGTCGGAAGACCCTTTATCCATGATCCCTCAACCGTCACCGAATGCGACGGCAAGTATTACACATTCGGCACGGGCGGAGGGGGATTAATTTCCAACGATGGCTGGACCTGGTATGGTGGCGGAGTGCGACCGGGTGGTGGAGCGGCTCCGGATGTCATCAAACTTGGGGATCGTTACCTGGTGATTTATGGCGCAACCGGTGGTTCACCTAACCACAAAGGCGCTATTCTGACCATGTGGAACAAGACATTAGACCCCAAGTTACCTAATTTTAAGTATTCGGAACCGATTGTCGTGGCTACGTCAGATGGCTATGAAGAGAACGACGCCATTGACCCCGGTGTGATGCTCGATCCGACTACTGGACGCCTTTGGCTCACCTACGGCACCTATTTTGGCTTTACTCGCCTGATCGAATTAGATCCCAAAACCGGAGGACTTAAGCCAGGCAATAAACCCGTCGATGTAGCCATCGTTTGTGAAGCCAGCACATTAGTGTATCGCGATGGTTGGTATTACCTGCTGGCTACGCATGGCAGTTGCTGCGATGGTGCTAACTCGACCTACAATGTGGTGGTGGGTCGTTCAAAGAAAATAACCGGCCCTTACCTCGACAATGTAGGTAGAAGCATGTTGCAGGGTGGTGGTAAGCTGGTGGTGGCTACCCGTGGTGGATTAATAGGCCCTGGTCATTTTGGCCACATCATGCTGGAGAAAGGGGTGGAAAAAATGTCCATCCATTATGAAGCTGATCTGGAGCAGGGTGGTCGAAGCGTATTAGGCATCCTTCCCGTAGTCTGGAAAGATGGCTGGCCGGTTGCCGGAGAAAAGTTTAAAGAAGGCACGTATGAAATTGAATCCGTACGAAGAGGATACAGCTTAGAATTGGCCGTTGATTTTACACGAATGGCCGTTGGACCACGCGGATTTGGCCAGCCCAACAATGACCCCATAAAGCCCGTTCCGGCTCAGCAGTTAGCCGATGTGATGAAAAACTGGCCGACAGGAACTATTAACCTGCGAATCGGCGATTACATGTCCCGGCCTCATCAACAATGGACAATTACCGATGCGCCAGATACCACCGGGTATTTAGGTGGGCCCTATTATAAAATTGTACTGGCCGGAACCGACCGGGCTTTAGCGGCCACTGCCAGTGCCGAAGTAATTACCGTACCGGCCTTTACCGGTTCACCTGAACAGTTATGGCGAATCGATCAACTGACGGATGGCACTTACCGAATCATGCCTAAGCTCGTACCAAATTCGGGGAGGAAGCTAGCGCTGGTATCTTCTGGAGATAGCACACCATCCCTGGCAGAATTTGATTTTAACAGCGATAATTCGAAGTGGACTTTTAGGGCTCCCTAA